A genomic stretch from Arthrobacter sp. KBS0702 includes:
- a CDS encoding A/G-specific adenine glycosylase, translating into MLVSEIMLQQTPVVRVLPVWEEWLRRWPAPADLAREAAGEAVRSWGRLGYPRRALRLHAAAVAIVDNHGGQVPGGYPELLELPGVGSYTAAAVAAFAFGKRETVVDTNIRRVHARLVTGAALPAPALTAGEMRLAAQLLPDDGAASVRWNAAVMELGALVCTARAPKCGECPVRGACAWLAAGEPPPTYTPKGQAWHGTDRQVRGAVLAVLRVAELPVPRELLERAPVDLGFEAGGIGVPLAALHRLNSAPEQLERAVSGLLSDGLAELHAGGLRLPG; encoded by the coding sequence GTGCTGGTCAGCGAAATCATGCTTCAGCAGACCCCCGTGGTCCGGGTGCTGCCGGTCTGGGAAGAATGGCTCCGGCGCTGGCCCGCCCCGGCCGATCTGGCCCGCGAGGCCGCCGGCGAGGCGGTCCGGTCCTGGGGCCGGCTGGGGTATCCGCGGCGGGCCCTGCGGCTGCACGCGGCCGCCGTCGCGATCGTGGACAACCACGGCGGCCAGGTGCCGGGCGGCTACCCGGAGCTGCTCGAGCTCCCCGGCGTCGGCAGCTACACGGCGGCTGCCGTCGCAGCGTTTGCCTTCGGCAAGAGGGAGACGGTGGTGGACACCAACATCCGCCGGGTCCACGCCCGGCTCGTCACCGGTGCCGCGCTGCCGGCGCCGGCCCTGACGGCCGGAGAAATGCGGCTCGCCGCACAACTGCTGCCCGACGACGGCGCCGCCTCCGTGCGCTGGAACGCCGCCGTGATGGAACTGGGGGCGCTGGTCTGCACCGCGCGGGCCCCCAAGTGCGGTGAGTGCCCCGTGCGCGGCGCCTGCGCGTGGCTCGCCGCCGGTGAACCTCCGCCCACCTACACACCCAAGGGGCAGGCCTGGCACGGGACGGACCGGCAGGTGCGCGGCGCCGTGCTCGCCGTCCTGCGTGTGGCCGAGCTGCCGGTGCCCCGCGAACTGCTGGAGCGCGCGCCGGTGGACCTGGGCTTCGAAGCCGGCGGGATCGGCGTTCCGCTCGCGGCGCTGCACCGGCTGAACTCGGCGCCGGAGCAGCTGGAACGCGCGGTCTCCGGACTGCTCAGCGACGGCCTGGCCGAGCTGCACGCCGGCGGCCTGCGGCTTCCGGGCTGA
- a CDS encoding amino-acid N-acetyltransferase, translating to MTETIRIRPARTGDVAAIKTLVAPLADQRILMAKETVAYYESLQEFRIAETADGEVIGCGALHVMWEDLAEVRTLATSDAWRGKGVGHLLVERLLDDARALGISRVFCLTFEVEFFKKHGFDVMADQTAVDPVVYSELLRSHDEGVAEFLDLARVKPNTLGNTRMIRTL from the coding sequence GTGACTGAGACGATCCGCATCCGCCCTGCCCGCACCGGCGATGTCGCCGCCATCAAGACCCTCGTGGCACCCCTGGCCGATCAGCGGATCCTCATGGCCAAGGAAACCGTGGCGTACTACGAAAGCCTCCAGGAGTTCCGGATCGCCGAAACGGCCGACGGCGAGGTGATCGGCTGCGGTGCGCTGCATGTGATGTGGGAGGACCTGGCCGAGGTGCGCACGCTGGCCACCTCGGACGCCTGGCGTGGCAAGGGTGTGGGCCACCTGCTGGTGGAGCGCCTGCTGGACGATGCGAGGGCGCTGGGCATCTCCCGCGTGTTCTGCCTGACCTTCGAGGTGGAGTTCTTCAAGAAGCATGGTTTCGACGTAATGGCGGACCAAACGGCGGTGGACCCGGTGGTGTATTCGGAGCTCCTGCGCTCGCACGACGAGGGCGTCGCCGAATTCCTGGACCTCGCGCGGGTCAAGCCGAATACCCTGGGCAACACCCGGATGATCCGGACCCTGTAG
- the dhaK gene encoding dihydroxyacetone kinase subunit DhaK codes for MKKLINDPKAVVDESVEGFGLAHADLVTVHPDPKFIVRKDAPVAGKVGLVSGGGSGHEPLHGGYVGMGMLDAAVPGAVFTSPTPDQILPATLAVNSGAGVVHIVKNYTGDVLNFETAAELAQAEGVEVRTVLVNDDVAVQDSLYTAGRRGVGGTVLVEKIAGAAAERGDSLDAVAAIGDRVNQNVRSMGVALSACTVPHAGVPSFELEENEIEIGIGIHGEPGRQKIPMEAADGITDRLLDPVVSDLGLTSGDKVLLFVNGMGGTPASELYIVYRRAAQRLADQGVTVARSLVGNYITSLEMQGCSITVLRLDDEMTGLWDAPVHTPALRWGV; via the coding sequence ATGAAGAAACTCATTAATGATCCCAAAGCCGTGGTCGACGAGTCAGTGGAAGGGTTCGGGCTGGCCCATGCCGACCTGGTGACCGTCCACCCGGATCCGAAATTCATTGTCCGCAAGGACGCGCCGGTGGCGGGCAAGGTCGGCCTTGTCTCCGGCGGCGGCAGCGGCCACGAGCCCCTGCACGGCGGCTACGTCGGGATGGGCATGCTCGACGCCGCGGTGCCCGGCGCGGTGTTCACCTCGCCCACCCCGGACCAGATCCTGCCGGCCACGCTCGCGGTGAACTCCGGTGCCGGCGTCGTGCACATCGTGAAGAACTACACCGGCGACGTGCTGAACTTCGAGACCGCCGCGGAACTGGCGCAGGCCGAGGGGGTGGAGGTGCGCACGGTGCTGGTCAACGACGACGTCGCCGTGCAGGACTCGCTCTACACGGCGGGGCGCCGCGGCGTGGGCGGCACCGTCCTGGTCGAGAAGATCGCCGGTGCGGCGGCCGAACGCGGCGACAGCCTGGACGCCGTCGCAGCCATCGGCGACCGCGTCAACCAGAACGTGCGCAGCATGGGTGTGGCCCTGAGCGCGTGCACTGTCCCGCACGCCGGGGTGCCCAGCTTCGAGCTCGAGGAAAACGAGATCGAGATCGGCATCGGCATCCACGGCGAGCCCGGCCGGCAAAAGATTCCAATGGAGGCCGCGGACGGCATCACCGACCGCCTGCTGGACCCGGTGGTCAGCGACCTCGGACTCACCTCCGGGGACAAGGTGCTGCTCTTCGTCAACGGCATGGGCGGCACCCCGGCAAGCGAGCTGTACATCGTCTACCGCCGGGCCGCGCAGCGACTCGCGGACCAGGGCGTCACCGTGGCGCGCTCCCTGGTGGGCAACTACATCACCTCGCTTGAGATGCAGGGCTGTTCCATCACCGTCCTGCGCCTCGACGATGAGATGACCGGGCTCTGGGACGCTCCCGTCCACACCCCCGCCCTTCGCTGGGGCGTTTGA
- the disA gene encoding DNA integrity scanning diadenylate cyclase DisA, giving the protein MARSPEDALKATLARVAPGTALRDGLERILRGRTGALIVLGIDRTIESICSGGFEIGIDFSPTRLRELAKMDGAIVCDKDASNILRAAVQLVPDSSIETQESGTRHRTAERVAIQTGVPVISVSQSMQIIALYVNGLRHVLEGSEKVLARANQALATLERYRSRLDQVTSSLSALEIEAMVTVRDVAVTLQRQEMVRRISEEISQYVLELGEDGRLLSLQLDELTVGRGPGSDVIIRDYSGPHASAEDIEKAVKALVNLGPTELIDLGKIAGIVGFAGGEANLDAVVQPRGYRLLSGLKAVPKAVADRLVDHFGGLQFLMAATIDDLMTVDGIGDQRARTVREGLSRMAEASLLDRFL; this is encoded by the coding sequence ATGGCTCGGAGCCCCGAAGATGCACTCAAGGCGACTCTGGCCAGGGTGGCACCGGGGACGGCCCTGCGGGACGGGCTGGAACGCATCCTCCGCGGGCGCACCGGCGCCCTGATCGTGCTGGGCATCGACCGGACCATCGAATCCATCTGTTCCGGCGGTTTCGAAATCGGGATCGACTTCTCCCCCACCCGGCTGCGTGAACTGGCCAAAATGGACGGCGCGATCGTCTGCGACAAGGACGCGAGCAACATCCTGCGCGCGGCGGTCCAGCTGGTCCCGGACTCCAGCATCGAAACCCAGGAATCCGGCACCCGGCACCGGACCGCGGAGCGTGTTGCCATCCAGACCGGCGTCCCGGTCATCTCGGTGAGCCAGTCGATGCAGATCATCGCGCTTTACGTCAACGGCCTGCGCCACGTCCTGGAAGGCTCCGAGAAGGTCCTGGCCCGCGCCAACCAGGCCCTGGCAACCCTGGAGCGCTACCGTTCACGCCTGGACCAGGTGACCAGCTCGCTGTCCGCCCTGGAAATCGAGGCCATGGTGACGGTCCGCGACGTCGCCGTGACCCTGCAGCGCCAGGAAATGGTGCGGCGCATCTCCGAGGAGATTTCCCAGTACGTGCTGGAACTCGGCGAGGACGGCCGGCTGCTCTCGCTCCAGCTGGACGAACTGACGGTGGGCCGCGGACCCGGCAGCGACGTGATCATCCGGGACTACTCGGGCCCGCACGCCTCGGCCGAGGACATCGAGAAAGCCGTCAAGGCGCTCGTGAACCTGGGGCCCACCGAGCTCATCGACCTCGGCAAGATCGCCGGGATCGTCGGATTCGCCGGCGGCGAGGCGAACCTCGACGCCGTCGTGCAGCCGCGCGGCTACCGCCTGCTGTCCGGACTGAAGGCCGTGCCCAAGGCCGTCGCCGACCGCCTGGTGGACCACTTTGGCGGGCTGCAGTTCCTGATGGCCGCCACCATCGACGACCTCATGACCGTGGACGGCATCGGCGACCAGCGTGCCCGGACCGTCCGCGAGGGCCTGAGCCGGATGGCCGAGGCGAGCCTGCTGGACCGGTTCCTCTAG
- the dhaL gene encoding dihydroxyacetone kinase subunit DhaL: MGLDVNWAVRWLTLSAEAMAEHRVELIELDRPIGDSDHGENMDRGFKAVMDKLAETPPETAGAALKLTAMTLMSKVGGAAGPLYGTAFLRAATALGDAADIDAGMLAAALQAARDGIVARGKAESGDKTMVDAWTPAVDASAAAAGEGDVHKVLAAAAEAAEAGAVSTDPMLARKGRASYLGERSIGHRDPGAVSSALILRAASGAAG, encoded by the coding sequence GTGGGGCTGGACGTCAACTGGGCCGTGCGGTGGCTGACGCTGTCCGCGGAGGCCATGGCCGAGCACCGGGTGGAACTCATCGAGCTGGACCGGCCCATCGGGGACTCCGACCACGGCGAGAACATGGACCGCGGCTTTAAGGCCGTGATGGACAAGCTCGCCGAAACACCGCCGGAAACGGCGGGCGCGGCCCTGAAACTGACCGCCATGACGCTGATGTCGAAGGTCGGCGGCGCGGCAGGGCCGCTGTACGGTACGGCCTTCCTGCGCGCCGCCACCGCGCTCGGGGACGCCGCCGACATCGACGCCGGCATGCTGGCCGCCGCCCTGCAGGCGGCCCGTGACGGCATCGTGGCCCGCGGCAAGGCCGAGTCCGGGGACAAAACCATGGTGGATGCCTGGACCCCGGCCGTCGACGCGTCCGCCGCCGCCGCCGGTGAGGGCGACGTGCACAAGGTGCTGGCCGCCGCGGCCGAGGCGGCCGAAGCCGGGGCCGTATCCACCGACCCGATGCTGGCCCGCAAGGGCCGCGCCAGCTACCTGGGGGAGCGCAGCATCGGCCACCGCGACCCCGGGGCGGTATCCAGTGCCCTGATCCTGCGCGCCGCGTCGGGAGCCGCCGGATGA
- a CDS encoding ubiquinol-cytochrome c reductase iron-sulfur subunit, with protein sequence MNPEKALPRRSLLLGAGALGGGALALSACAGPGTGTPASTAAAEPSVPAGTAVRIGKLSDVKVGGTATGKVNGKTVVIFRPDEKTVLAYDAACTHAGCPVAPDGADFACPCHGSSFKGSDGSVVNGPARSPLAKLTAALDGEWITVSA encoded by the coding sequence ATGAATCCTGAAAAAGCCCTCCCCCGACGCTCCCTTCTGCTCGGTGCCGGCGCCCTGGGCGGCGGCGCGCTTGCCCTGTCCGCCTGCGCGGGTCCCGGCACGGGCACCCCCGCCTCCACCGCGGCGGCTGAGCCCTCCGTGCCGGCCGGCACCGCCGTCAGGATCGGCAAGCTCAGCGATGTCAAGGTGGGCGGCACCGCTACCGGGAAAGTGAACGGTAAGACGGTGGTGATTTTCCGGCCGGATGAAAAGACCGTCCTTGCTTATGACGCGGCCTGCACGCATGCCGGCTGCCCGGTGGCTCCCGACGGAGCGGACTTCGCCTGCCCCTGCCACGGCTCCTCGTTCAAGGGCTCCGACGGCAGCGTGGTCAACGGCCCGGCCAGGTCACCGCTCGCCAAACTGACGGCGGCGCTCGACGGCGAATGGATCACCGTCAGCGCCTGA
- a CDS encoding prolyl oligopeptidase family serine peptidase — translation MASTETQALGEYPETPFHDLDHYLAIPKVSGLALSPDGGRLVTTVATLNDKGTEYRTALWELDPAGKKQARRITRSAKGEAGAVFAADGKLYFTSARPDPESPDADPVNALWVLPADGGEARVALSRAGGVSGLLAAKAADALFVTGSVLAGSTDEDNDEERRKARQDNKVAAILHSGYPVRYWDADLGPAQPRLFAVEPGPEPEPGKPATVDAVPPVRLRNLTPDAGNGLREADTVVSPDGKTLFSSFTKPLANADSRTVLVAVDVATGTRRVLLDTEGMSYFPGPVSPDGRTLVVVSETDTTPEQAPRVGLHLLDVSDGGADSDGDGLTPLAAGWDRWPRPAAWLPDGSALLVTADEDGASPVFRVGVPGMPAGDAQPVRLTADSAAYTDVAVAPDGRSAFALRSSYEFPAEAVRIDLASGEVTRLPAPAERPAYRGVLERVEAASPGGDRVPGYLALPEGASAGNPAPLLLWIHGGPLGSWNAWTWRWNPWLLVARGYAVLLPDPALSTGYGQEHIQRGWGEWGNAPFLDLMAITDAVVRRADIDETRTAAMGGSFGGYMANWVAGHTDRFKAIVTHASLWALDQFGPTTDAAQYWLKEMTAEMAAENSPHLHVEKIRTPMLVIHGDKDYRVPIGEGLRLWYELLSKSQLAADEDGETDHRFLYFPDENHWILQPQHAKVWYGVVEHFLAKHLLDKDLPVPDELGL, via the coding sequence ATGGCTTCCACCGAGACCCAGGCCCTGGGCGAATATCCCGAGACCCCGTTCCACGACCTGGACCACTACCTCGCCATCCCGAAGGTCAGCGGCCTGGCGCTGAGCCCCGACGGCGGCCGGCTCGTCACCACCGTGGCCACGCTCAACGACAAGGGCACCGAGTACCGGACCGCGCTCTGGGAGCTGGACCCCGCGGGGAAAAAGCAGGCCCGGCGCATTACCCGCAGCGCCAAGGGCGAGGCGGGGGCCGTGTTCGCCGCCGACGGGAAGCTGTACTTCACCTCCGCCCGCCCGGACCCGGAAAGCCCGGATGCCGACCCGGTCAACGCACTATGGGTCCTTCCGGCCGACGGCGGCGAGGCCCGCGTCGCGCTGTCACGCGCCGGCGGGGTCAGCGGCCTCCTGGCAGCGAAGGCGGCCGATGCCCTGTTCGTGACGGGATCCGTGCTCGCCGGTTCCACGGACGAGGACAACGACGAAGAGCGCCGCAAGGCCCGTCAGGACAACAAGGTGGCCGCGATCCTGCACAGCGGCTACCCCGTGCGCTACTGGGATGCGGACCTGGGTCCCGCGCAGCCCCGGCTGTTCGCCGTCGAGCCCGGTCCGGAGCCGGAGCCGGGCAAGCCGGCGACGGTCGACGCCGTCCCGCCGGTCCGCCTCCGCAACCTGACCCCCGACGCCGGCAACGGGCTCCGCGAAGCCGACACCGTCGTCAGCCCGGACGGCAAGACCCTTTTCAGCAGCTTTACCAAACCGCTGGCCAACGCGGACTCCCGCACCGTCCTGGTGGCGGTCGACGTCGCCACCGGCACCCGGCGGGTCCTGCTGGACACCGAGGGCATGAGCTACTTCCCCGGCCCGGTCAGCCCCGACGGCCGGACCCTGGTGGTGGTCAGCGAAACCGACACCACCCCGGAGCAGGCACCCCGGGTCGGACTGCACCTCCTGGACGTCTCGGACGGCGGCGCCGACTCCGACGGCGACGGCCTGACGCCGCTCGCGGCGGGCTGGGACCGCTGGCCGCGCCCGGCGGCCTGGCTGCCGGACGGATCGGCCCTGCTGGTAACCGCGGACGAGGACGGGGCCTCCCCGGTATTCCGGGTCGGCGTGCCCGGGATGCCCGCCGGGGACGCGCAGCCGGTCCGGCTGACGGCCGACAGTGCCGCCTACACCGACGTCGCCGTCGCCCCGGACGGCCGCAGCGCCTTCGCGCTGCGCAGTTCCTACGAATTCCCGGCGGAAGCCGTGCGGATCGACCTGGCCAGCGGCGAGGTCACCCGTCTTCCCGCCCCCGCGGAGCGTCCCGCCTACCGCGGCGTGCTCGAGCGGGTGGAGGCTGCCTCGCCGGGCGGCGACCGGGTGCCCGGATACCTGGCCCTGCCGGAAGGCGCCTCGGCCGGCAACCCGGCTCCGCTGCTGCTCTGGATCCACGGCGGGCCGCTGGGCTCCTGGAACGCCTGGACCTGGCGCTGGAACCCGTGGCTGCTCGTCGCCAGGGGCTATGCGGTACTGCTCCCGGACCCGGCCCTGTCGACCGGTTACGGCCAGGAGCACATCCAGCGCGGCTGGGGCGAATGGGGCAACGCGCCCTTCCTGGACCTGATGGCGATCACGGACGCCGTCGTGCGCCGCGCGGACATCGACGAGACCCGCACCGCGGCCATGGGCGGCTCCTTCGGGGGCTACATGGCCAACTGGGTGGCCGGCCACACCGACCGGTTCAAGGCAATCGTCACGCACGCCAGCCTGTGGGCCCTGGACCAGTTCGGCCCGACCACGGACGCCGCGCAGTACTGGCTCAAGGAGATGACGGCCGAGATGGCCGCCGAGAACTCGCCGCACTTGCACGTGGAGAAAATCCGCACGCCCATGCTGGTCATCCACGGTGACAAGGACTACCGCGTGCCGATCGGCGAGGGGCTGCGGCTCTGGTACGAGCTGCTCTCCAAGTCCCAGCTCGCGGCCGATGAAGACGGTGAGACCGACCACCGCTTCCTCTACTTCCCGGACGAGAACCACTGGATCCTGCAGCCGCAGCACGCCAAGGTCTGGTACGGCGTGGTCGAGCACTTCCTCGCCAAGCACCTGCTGGACAAGGACCTTCCCGTGCCGGACGAACTCGGCCTCTGA
- the dhaM gene encoding dihydroxyacetone kinase phosphoryl donor subunit DhaM: MTVRLVVVSHSGKIADGAVELAAQMAPDVLIIAAGGTDDGRIGTSLDKVMAALEQAAGGDGVVVLTDLGSAVMTAESAAEFAAEPESIHLADAPLIEGLVAAAVSAQAGADAETVKEAAEAVYRPPAHPHGPEHEHQQPPDAQGDFELVNQAGMHARPAAKIAGGLAGMDADVTVNGVDGASMTELMMLGAPKGTLLHVEASGPDAGKAVDYLGGLIRAGFGEP, from the coding sequence ATGACCGTCCGGCTCGTCGTCGTCTCGCACAGCGGAAAGATCGCCGACGGCGCCGTCGAACTCGCCGCGCAAATGGCGCCGGACGTCCTGATCATCGCCGCGGGCGGCACCGACGACGGCCGGATCGGAACCAGCCTGGACAAGGTCATGGCCGCGCTGGAACAGGCGGCGGGGGGAGACGGCGTCGTGGTGTTGACCGACCTTGGATCCGCCGTTATGACGGCCGAATCGGCGGCGGAATTCGCCGCCGAACCGGAGTCCATCCACCTCGCCGACGCCCCGCTCATCGAAGGGCTCGTCGCCGCCGCGGTTTCGGCCCAGGCGGGGGCCGACGCCGAGACCGTGAAAGAGGCGGCCGAAGCCGTCTACCGCCCGCCGGCGCACCCGCACGGTCCCGAGCACGAACACCAGCAGCCGCCGGACGCCCAGGGCGACTTCGAACTGGTCAACCAGGCCGGGATGCACGCCCGGCCGGCTGCGAAAATCGCCGGTGGCCTGGCCGGGATGGACGCCGATGTCACGGTCAACGGGGTTGACGGCGCGTCCATGACCGAACTGATGATGCTCGGCGCCCCCAAGGGGACGCTGCTGCACGTCGAAGCCAGCGGCCCTGACGCCGGCAAGGCGGTGGACTACCTGGGCGGCCTGATCCGGGCCGGCTTCGGGGAGCCCTGA
- a CDS encoding ATP-dependent Clp protease ATP-binding subunit, giving the protein MFERFTDRARRVVVLAQEEARMLNHNYIGTEHILLGLIHEGEGVAAKALESLSISLDGVREQVQEIIGQGQQAPSGHIPFTPRAKKVLELSLREALQLGHNYIGTEHILLGLIREGEGVAAQVLVKLGADLNRVRQQVIQLLSGYQGKETTGAGVGPGQAEGTPAGSVVLDQFGRNLTQAARENKLDPVIGREQEMERVMQVLSRRTKNNPVLIGEPGVGKTAVVEGLAQAIVRGDVPETIKDKQLYTLDLGSLVAGSRYRGDFEERLKKVLKEIRTRGDIILFIDEIHTLVGAGAAEGAIDAASILKPMLARGELQTIGATTLDEYRKHIEKDAALERRFQPIQVKEPSVADAIEILKGLRDRYEAHHRVTITDGALASAASLSERYISDRFLPDKAIDLIDEAGARLRIRRMTAPPELKVMDEKISAMKLEKESAIDAQDFEGAAALRDKEQKLIAERAEKERQWKTGGMDDISEVDEDLIAEVLANSTGIPVFKLTEEESSRLLKMEDELHKRVVGQNEAIKALSQAIRRTRAGLKDPKRPGGSFIFAGPTGVGKTELAKALAEFLFGEEDALITLDMSEYSEKHTVSRLFGAPPGYVGYEEGGQLTEKVRRRPFSVVLFDEVEKAHADLFNSLLQILEDGRLTDSQGRVVDFKNTVIIMTTNLGTRDISKSVATGFQSGTDTQTGYNRMRARVTEELKQHFRPEFLNRVDDVVVFPQLTQDEIIEIVDLFVTRLEKRLKDKDMGIELTPAAKVLLATRGYDPAMGARPLRRTIQREIEDQLSEKILFGELHSGDIVVVDVEGEGDDAKFTFAGNAKPRIPEIAPSV; this is encoded by the coding sequence ATGTTTGAGCGATTTACGGACCGTGCCCGTCGCGTAGTTGTGCTTGCCCAAGAAGAGGCACGCATGCTGAACCACAATTACATCGGCACCGAACACATCCTCTTGGGCCTGATCCATGAGGGTGAAGGTGTTGCCGCCAAAGCCCTCGAGTCCTTGAGCATCTCGCTCGACGGAGTGCGCGAGCAGGTGCAGGAGATCATCGGCCAGGGCCAGCAGGCCCCGTCCGGCCACATCCCCTTCACCCCGCGCGCCAAGAAGGTGCTGGAGCTCTCGCTGCGCGAAGCCCTGCAGCTGGGCCATAACTACATCGGCACCGAGCACATCCTGCTTGGCCTCATCCGTGAGGGTGAAGGTGTGGCTGCCCAGGTGCTGGTCAAGCTCGGAGCGGATCTGAACCGCGTCCGCCAGCAGGTCATCCAGCTGCTCTCCGGCTACCAGGGCAAGGAAACCACCGGTGCAGGCGTTGGCCCGGGCCAGGCCGAAGGCACCCCCGCCGGCTCGGTCGTCCTCGACCAGTTCGGCCGGAACCTGACCCAGGCCGCGCGGGAAAACAAGCTGGACCCGGTGATCGGGCGCGAGCAGGAAATGGAACGCGTAATGCAGGTCCTCTCCCGCCGCACCAAGAACAACCCGGTGCTGATCGGCGAGCCCGGCGTCGGCAAGACCGCCGTCGTCGAGGGCCTGGCCCAGGCGATCGTCCGCGGCGACGTGCCGGAGACCATCAAGGACAAGCAGCTGTACACCTTGGACCTCGGGTCCCTCGTGGCCGGCTCCCGCTACCGCGGTGACTTCGAAGAGCGCCTGAAGAAGGTCCTCAAGGAGATCCGCACCCGCGGCGACATCATCCTCTTCATCGACGAGATCCACACCCTCGTGGGTGCCGGTGCCGCCGAAGGTGCCATCGATGCGGCCTCGATCCTGAAGCCCATGCTGGCCCGCGGCGAGCTGCAGACCATCGGTGCCACCACGCTGGACGAGTACCGCAAGCACATCGAGAAGGACGCCGCCCTGGAGCGCCGCTTCCAGCCGATCCAGGTCAAGGAGCCCTCCGTCGCCGACGCGATCGAGATCCTCAAGGGCCTGCGTGACCGCTACGAGGCGCACCACCGCGTCACCATCACCGACGGCGCCCTCGCCTCGGCGGCCAGCCTCTCCGAACGCTACATCTCGGACCGCTTCCTGCCGGACAAGGCGATCGACCTGATCGACGAGGCCGGTGCCCGGCTCCGGATCCGCCGGATGACAGCTCCGCCGGAACTCAAGGTCATGGACGAGAAGATTTCGGCCATGAAGCTGGAGAAGGAGTCCGCGATCGACGCGCAGGACTTCGAAGGCGCCGCTGCGTTGCGCGACAAGGAGCAGAAGCTCATTGCCGAACGCGCCGAGAAGGAACGCCAGTGGAAGACCGGCGGCATGGACGACATCTCCGAGGTGGATGAGGATCTCATCGCCGAGGTGCTGGCGAACTCCACCGGCATCCCGGTCTTCAAGCTGACCGAGGAAGAATCCTCGCGCCTGCTGAAGATGGAAGACGAACTGCACAAGCGTGTTGTCGGCCAGAACGAGGCCATCAAGGCCCTGTCCCAGGCGATCCGCCGCACCCGTGCAGGCCTGAAGGACCCGAAGCGTCCGGGCGGCTCGTTCATCTTTGCCGGGCCCACCGGCGTCGGCAAGACCGAGCTGGCCAAGGCACTCGCGGAGTTCCTGTTCGGCGAGGAAGACGCGCTGATCACCCTGGACATGTCCGAGTACTCGGAGAAGCACACCGTCTCGCGGCTCTTCGGCGCCCCTCCGGGCTACGTGGGCTACGAGGAGGGCGGCCAGCTGACCGAGAAGGTCCGGCGTCGTCCGTTCTCCGTGGTCCTGTTCGACGAAGTGGAGAAGGCGCACGCCGACCTCTTCAACTCGCTGCTGCAGATCCTGGAAGACGGCCGCCTGACCGACTCCCAGGGCCGCGTGGTGGACTTCAAGAACACCGTGATCATCATGACCACGAACCTCGGCACCAGGGACATCTCCAAGAGCGTTGCCACCGGCTTCCAGTCGGGTACTGACACGCAGACCGGCTACAACCGGATGCGCGCCCGGGTCACGGAGGAGCTCAAGCAGCACTTCCGCCCGGAGTTCCTGAACCGTGTCGACGACGTGGTGGTGTTCCCGCAGCTGACCCAGGACGAGATCATCGAGATCGTCGACCTGTTCGTCACCCGCCTGGAGAAGCGCCTCAAGGACAAGGACATGGGCATCGAGCTCACGCCCGCGGCCAAGGTGCTCCTCGCGACCCGCGGCTACGACCCGGCGATGGGTGCCCGGCCGCTGCGCCGCACCATCCAGCGCGAGATCGAGGACCAGCTCTCCGAGAAGATCCTCTTCGGCGAGCTGCACTCCGGCGACATCGTGGTGGTGGACGTGGAAGGCGAAGGCGACGACGCGAAGTTCACCTTCGCCGGCAACGCCAAGCCGCGCATCCCGGAGATCGCTCCGAGCGTCTAG